In a single window of the Nilaparvata lugens isolate BPH chromosome 1, ASM1435652v1, whole genome shotgun sequence genome:
- the LOC111049972 gene encoding uncharacterized protein LOC111049972 isoform X2: protein MNNTKEPHRDVSWPLQKLRAFLLGRDNVSNLIFKDGVSTYSPNLPSLPHPSKLSDNFYFSRDAMREVVPPTIIAPQEDDSDCESTPRTPGEVYGDTCVPCSHRKPELSGDYRKPYVKIR, encoded by the exons ATGAATAA CACAAAAGAGCCTCACCGTGACGTATCATGGCCCTTACAGAAATTAAGAGCTTTCTTGTTGGGAAGAGATAACGtgtcaaatttgattttcaagGACGGGGTGTCCACTTATTCACCCAACCTCCCTTCACTTCCACACCCTTCAAAGCTCAgtgacaatttttattttagcaGAGATGCAATGCGTGAGGTTGTACCACCGACGATAATCGCCCCACAAGAAGATGATTCAGATTGTGAAAGCACTCCTCGAACACCTGGTGAAGTCTATGGTGATACCTGTGTTCCATGCTCTCATAGAAAACCTGAATTGTCTGGTGATTATAGGAAACCGTATGTCAAGATAAGATGA